The sequence below is a genomic window from Mercenaria mercenaria strain notata chromosome 14, MADL_Memer_1, whole genome shotgun sequence.
TGCGGTAAAActatttgattttctgatacgaTGTTGTTATGTTGTTGAACTAACTGTTGTggcaaaatgttatttgttttcgtTTGATGCTGCTCTTGATTATTCACTCCATAATGTTGTGGTGTTTGATTTTGCGACACGGAACTATGCTGCACATGGCGTTGCGTCACGTTTCTCTGACCTAAGTTTTTTAAACTTGCAGCTGTTAAAGTTTCCTTTGGATCGAACAACTGCACTTTCCCAGATGTTGTCACATGTTTGTCTTGACctgatacacttttattttgtctttgtttttgtttcatttgacGGATCTGTATTTGCTTTTCAATGTGATGCAAGAGCTGCAATTTCCTAACATTGTTTGGATCTTTGTACCTCTCTTTAGTAAGTTGCTGATGCATTCGTTTAAGTtcatttatttcaagaatgaGTTTATTCTCTGCCTTTATGACTTCATGGGCCGCGTCTTTCACATGTGGCTCTGTCTTTGAAACGGttctattatttacatttttattgtcaTGCACAGCAGATGTACCGTGTTTCAGATGCTTTTTAGCTGACGATGTTTGGCTAGTGGCATCTTTCTTATTGCTTTTCTTTCCCCCTTGCTGGCTAAATCCATCTGCAATTAACATCGCACCATTAGTTGTGTTATTTCACGGATATACGGTCATATGTGGTATAATGTTCTTATAAAATACTTAGTTATCATTCTAAAAAAAATAGAGGTCCTCTAGGTGCTTGCTACATATATGAATCAAATATGCCTTAAttataccgcctcggtagccttaTATTAGAGCGCccgtttcgagtgcgggaggccATGGGTTCGCTTCCTAGCGGTGTCacaccaaagacgtaaaaatgttAAAGGTAGCTTCCTCGCTTGCTTAGTGTTCAGCATTAAGATTATTAGTTAACTGCTTATTCGTGATAACaactttcataatttatatattttctggtGACCAATACCATTTTGTCCAACATGTACAAAAAGTTAgctatagcccgcccgcttatctAAATAGGAATATAGCCGATATACGGATCTCGGGGACGTgaattcgatccccgggcggggcgtatgttctccgtgacgaaaTTCGTTAAAAAGAACATTGTGTCCTTCACCTATGATTTTCCATGTGCGGACGTTTCAGTTACTTGCGTAAAAGAGGTATGTACttgtatagaatccaggaacactggtcagatTAACTGcccccgccgttacataactgagatactggtccagtgcctcattccggacacttttggtgggTTTTTGACAGTAACTTTGCCTTATGAAACAACACGtacataaaattttaactgtataattttaggttctttttaaatctctttgcaaaaaaaaaacaaaatcgtatattgctgatttcatcataaaaatgtcatccgaATTGGGCCAGTAAGAGCTGTCAAAATtgaccttcagagtgcttaaatattcggacactatttgggtataaaatgcaacgaatatgtgcacccaaaaataacaataaatacgacttcgtttaaaataaagcagtcaaatacagtcctgtaaatatatacaaacatctccgtccgaataaaattttattaccgGTTCATCACGTGATCATATGGACTAGTTTCTAACTTTATATAAtgccaaatataataaaatttatctgagcaaaaattaatgtttaaaattattctttcttacATGTAGATTCTGTCGCTgtcgttatacattttgacacaactacgggatcattataatgacacTGCGCCGAGTTTATCtaatgaattgcttcccttgtctgcaaaatgctggcatttttttctctattgaattaattgatatataacagaaattggttaaatcttttaaataaatactgcgggtagtacagaattctaaaacatgtttttacatcaatttcgatcagcaaacaaaaagagtcgtctgcaataggcagaataattttcttatttaatcagtacctcgtcgcacctcaaataactggcgcgcgctgtatgacgtcatcccccaacacacacaatgTTTACTTTATGTGGTGCGGATAATGGAAGGTAGTTTTCTCTGGAAAATCTTACATTCGTACACTGTTGTTGACAGCTGGTCATCAAAGCTTTCGTTTGCGTCGATcctgttcatttcagtaaaaaatcatgatcatcgtaaagcatttttaaacggtgTCCGAATAattaagcactgtccggatttaggcactgaaccAGTACTGTTGGACACGGCGTAAaactcaaaaacaaacaaacaaacaaaacaaaaagttaatTATTCAGCATATGAAATACTTACATGCATCCGTTAATATATTTGATGACAATAGCATACAACAAAAGAGAGCTCGTAATGTTATCCGACTCATATTGCATAGATAAAATATCTTTGTATAGGTTTAATAAACACAAATAATCAATCCATCTAAAATTAGCACAAGTTAACCAAAAACTGATATATGCTTTCGTTCACTATTTTGCAACTGAAATTCACCTTTTTTAAATATCTGTTacagttttaactttttttatgtaCAAGTCTCCAAAACCTTTATGTCGAATTCAATAGCTATCGTCTGTTCCAATAACTATTTGTACTGTCTTCAGACGTTGTTAATTAAACCCAGTCTTACATTAAACCTAGTCcttttaaaaacaatgttttaacgTTTTCAATAAAAACCTAAGAATGAACCTACAGgaaatattcattatattttattgCTTGGTATTGTGAATGGTGAATGAATGTCGCACTTGAACTTTAAAAGCTTCATTTTTTTCCCTCACATCATTTCTTATGTTTTGCGATATATAACTGTCAGTTTCGTAAACAAATACGAATTACTGTGTTAAACCGACAGTAAAAATAGAAtgaaactgaatttattaatttataagcATGTGGTTTATGCACATTaatttgagccgtaccatgagaaaaccagcatggtgaatttgcgaccagcatggatcaagaccagcctgcgcttctggtcagaatccatgctgttcgctaacggtttctctaattgcaaaaggctttgaaagcgaacagcatggatcctgaccagactgcgcggatgcactatgcgcaaatgcactatgttggttttctcatggtgcagcacAATTACTTCAAGATTTGAAATCTTAGACAATAAAGATTAATAGgctaattaataaaatatgtcaaAGCGAACGTCCTCCATTTGTTACTTTTCTCATAAGtgtcattgaaataaaatcattacctTGAAGAACAAGTTAATAAATTGGAAATTTCAATCAATATATCAAcagcaaatacggtatgcaaataTATTTGAAGCTTTTTGTATAAACGGTGCAGTGCATGTTTGATATTTGGCATCACTCAGCCTTGAAGAAAGAAATTGGCAAACCTTTTAAATGCAGTAACATTGCAATCTTGTGTAAGACAAACGTAAGTATTAAAAAGATTCATGTTGATCAGTGAACATTTTAGTCAGAAATTTGACATTTTGTACTACCCATATTGACGGACAAAACGAAAAGAAATATTTGGTCTCATGTACACTATGTTTGTGCATAATGCTAATGGGTTTCTCTTATTTTGAATTAGGATATGGATTGTGCATTGTTATAGAAAAgagatatataaatcaaatactGTAAACGCACATATTTTCGCGGGGTTaaaatttcacgaatttgaaattttgagtatgttcgcgaggtttaatattcgcgaaattgtaaaaatggtatcctgcttgaattagaattatgcttatggtgaatatttacgcgaggattaattttcgcgggatgtagggcctcgcgaatatagcgaaaattaaaccctcgcgaaaatttctgcttttacagtacctCTTTAATTTTGGTATTTcgtattttattgaataaatgtgTCAAATTTAGACACTTACAAACACATTTTGATCCTTAGACATATCATTGGCTGAATAATTACGTATGTTATCTAGTTTGattattataaacattaaaaaaaggtaagggtagattccacagaagcacagagcaccccaaacacagccagagaactgaaacagaaagaaactgtagtggaaagatacaGTAGACGGATTGCTTCAGAAAGTACATTTTAATCGtaatcaaaaatacaaatatttacgaGGGGTAGAGAAATGGATGGAGGTGTTAGGAAGGCAAACCCCTTTCCCTTGAATTTATACGTATACTCATTATTCACTTTGTTCACGAACTAGATcatgttttcataattttgtaaatcaATATGTGTAAATAAGATATCCCGTTGATGTTAGACatattgctttttttcttttttgtgttgaatgtctttgatatttggatattttgtcaaaaatgaagAATGTCTTTACTTGACTTTTTCTATGTATACTTTTGTTGAGAGATTTACTACAACGACACATTATGCATAAATATCCTTGCATAAGTGTGTACATAAATACATTGACAAAATCGTAAATATGTTCGTTTAGCAATTTTTCTTTGTCATGCTGTTGCGATTGTACAGTGGGCGTAACGCGCAAACTGAGTTAGGTTTGTCAATAATTTAGACATTTATAGCGCtacaagtatttcatttaatatctatgttccaatttgtcaaaaaaaaaaaaacgaatgtgTTTTAATGAATTACTATCTATACAGATCTGCCATTCATTTCATCCTCAATGAACTTTGATTTATAATTCAAAAATGATCAGTTATGTCTGGAATAACAGAAATAATAGCATGTATATAGCTGAAAGCTTTTAACTTATCTATTTGAGTAAACTTGTTTAAACAAGTTCCCCAGTGTCCATTAACGCTAAGACATTTTGACAAacgttgtaaaaaaacaaaaacaaagacagatatcaaacagggaatgccacgcaccaaaaacgcagcctccccaaaacgaaacctacagcacgcagacgtgcacaccacccgcacacacacacacactcacacacacatccaatacaccacaaacacacacacacatacacgcgcacatacaaagccaacacattaggacaaaacgaacaaacaaaggaacacagtggggcaccgccttggaacggtcagtcgcaaaaacaccactggttccaaagacacgggacagtgtaaataaaagtaatcccctccaggtgaatctctaacacacgtaatggaaacaaaaaagcatGGTAAGACCTACCTACAGTCATCGGGACCTATCATCGGATGCAGTTATTTGTGGAAATTCGACGATTGTCCGACTAAGATCTAATTGAAAAGAAACTAATTTTATTCAGGCGACATTATTTAACAGATGTCAAATTCTTTAGCACTGTCCAATTGTATAAATAAATACTATGTTATTGTATAAACGTAAAACATGTTCATATAGAAATACAATTGACACGTGATAGTCTTACAATTATATAGAAGACACAGTCAACAATATTTCGTGACATATTTACACTAATAACGTAAACAGATTATAACAATGTCATCTTTTACAGTGACTTGATAGAGAATTAGCGGTTTTATTCTATTGTTTTATGCAATTTTACGCCCTAATTCATAACCGGCATTCCAAGCTGTATCAGACTAAAACATTTACGTACTatttttaaagaagatttttgcggaataaaaatcaaataccataAAGTGCACGTAGATATGTTTGGAGCCACGTCCACTCCACTCCCACCACTCTTGATACAAGATAAACATGTAGAGTAGCGTTAGTATCGTGAAGAAAGCATTGAAAAACTGAGTTCGCCTTTCAAATGTATTCTAACATTTGCCTTCTAGCcgtaatatatatatactaatgCTACAATACAAGTAGTTCTTATACTGACTGGGTTAAAAAGAAgtgcattttcaaattttgaacttgaaaaagaaaatcatGCAGCTGAAGCTGGTTTGGTCTTTTTTCCCCGAGGGCAATTAAACATGTTTTTCGTATATTTAATTTTTGTCGACAGAAAAGGTACTTaaagtattttacatttttttacagaaaatatatatatatgtttccattgattcaaaaataaacattctcATTTCTAATTGGACTATAAatgtatacatacattttaaattttcaaatctaaaaacTCCAAAGGCTGATGGAGTCATTCAACAAACAAGTTTACTAAATGATACTTTGAGTAAATTTCAATTACATGAGCAAATGACTGTTAATACAAAAGAAGCTACTGTTACTGAGATTACAAAGAAAGACAACTTCTGCCTCAGGCACGTATTGATATTGTACGTATTAATAATTAATGATTAATTCAAAAAGTGAGAAAATTGTGTCggtattatatttttataaacactttaaaGGCGTACGCTCTGTATATGAAATAGGCGAAATTTTCCccaataataaaatttcttcaaactttgaatattgaaggacactcatctaagaaacaaagatatgcaataaacgTCATAGGTCACTAGTACCGAAAAAGATTTATCTAACCTTGAATAGAATGTATTTATGTATCTTATCAACACTAATATTTGCATCAGTTGTGCAGATATGTTTGTGAGTACATTtacaaaagtcaacattgaacaGTTCGAAGACAAAGTATGGTTATTTTAACAGTTCATTGGTCTGCAATATTGTATTCGGTTCGAGAGAATTGTGCCaggtaaataataaaatctgtgaaaatatcccttggaagcatagaacgcaaccaagtaacataatagcagactcggtttgattgagtctgttcatgagagataatgaaatatgcacgccccctagcaccggcttgagcggaattctattattgtaaaaatgaacGTACTCCATGACacgaaaggaccagaaaatacaacaacactgagtcTGAAAAAGACTGAAGATTGGTTTGAAAGGGTGAATGTTTGACGCATTCACTGAGACGCCATGATTACTTTACTTCTAACGTCATATTTGACGTCAAACTGACGCATCTAGTCCCATCATTGAATACTCTTCAGTATCAGGATGAAGTTTTGTATTTGTTAGCGGAAAACATGttgtatatcagacagaaagtTCGTAAGTATATACTAAAGCGAAGTATCACACTGCatgttgatattttaaacttgaaTTAAATGTCACAGTACGTTACAGAACGAATTAGCTGGGGTTCTTCTCAATGCCTAATAAGTGCCTAAACGTCTACCGCATGAACTATTatctaaatacaaatgtaattaattgCGATGCAAACATTAACTGGTGTTCAACATCAACATAAAATAACGTGTCTGTTGAACAATTTCGTGACTAAGTTTCACCCCCAAACATTGTTGTCTCTCATGCTTTGCGAATGAAACGTAATGAGAAAAAACATAGACACTGTCGACTTACGCTTAAGGAAATTACAAGCAATGAATGACACACAACTGCACAATGCGCAATTGAATCAGTTTGTCATAACAATACGAAGTACGACATATATATCGTTGTAGTTGATTTAGTAAACTATAGGCGGGAGTAGACTCAAGAAATGGGTAAAAGCAGATTCTATctgctaaaaataaaaagctaTTACATAACCtgaataaaacatataaacatgacatttcacattttgtttcacattttgctttatgttttgttcattttttattgtttgtttgtttgtttgttggctGACGCGGGTTTAgggccgttttcaacagtattataacttatataactgtaagcagttaacctaatcaatgttcctggattctgtatcagtacctGTTCTGGTAAGTCATTGCCAACATTCCCACATCAATTAGAGGTGTAAAATGAAATGACTCCTGATACAATCTCTCTTATCAAACTGTTTCTGAGAACAAACGTATCGACgaaggattgaactcacgaccccgcgatccgtagaactGCGCTCTCTCTATTTTGAGTTAAGCAGGTGGTTTTCATATTTATTAGTAAACAGAATAAAATAACTGCACTGACGAGAAAAAAAGGTCtcattaaaacacattttacaatattttgataacagtgattcaaaattagaaaagaacaatttcatttgcaaatgtgattatttaaatgaaatttttatggTTAATTAGACAGCATTTCATGATCGTATTATGCTTCATATCTTTCATTTCAATAGACTTGTGAGAGGAATTTCACTGACacaatcagtagcgcgtgtggccatcTCTACTGGCAGCCACAGCAGCAAGACGTTGTCCCATTGACCCGCACAAGGTACGTagcagataccgtgggattcttgCCCACTCTTGGTGAATCACTGACGTTGGCAGGCTGCGGATTTCGTTGACGTAACCGCCGTCCAAGGTAATCCCAGGCATGTTCAATCGGATTAAAGTCCGTTGAGTACGCTGACCAAAGCAAAACATCAATGTTGCtcgtctgaaaaaaaaacctgatgaCACGTGCAATTTGAGATCGCACGTTGCCATGCTGAAAGACCAagccttgacgttgacggaatataGGGACAACCACaggacgtaatatctggtcgatgtaacgcctggctgcgAGATTACCTTGGCACACGACGAGTTGGGatttaaacctatggttgatgaCTGCCAAGACATTGTGCTGCAGAACGCAATTGTAAGACACGGATACGTCTGACGGCGTTTCATAGATTGAAACGTGACTCATCCTAGACACTACGTTCAACCAACGCTGACCTTGATGGTTTCTTGTCCTAAttagacgttggtgacggtgacGTAGCAAGAACTAGACCACGGTAGCGCCTGCGGCAGATACTTTCCCGTTCTCCATGCCGAGTGCTCGTTGTATGTTGACTTATAGGTCATCCACGGTTAGCTGTCACTAAACGTAACGTAGATTTAGCCGTCACAAATATGTCACGCAAATGGCGTTGACGTATGTAATTATCCTGCCGTactgacgttacacgcggtctacccgAATGAAGCCTATCGACAAGCGTTCCCATGTCTCTGACACGTCTCTGTTGTTTTGCTcgagatttcactcagccagaccagagtaaTCGCCCTTGACtaagtaaaatatgtataaaagaaCGTTAAAGTTTGTGTTAGACAAACtttgaaaaagtatttgacttaacgACATAGAATATTATCGgaatatcattcagcatgtgaagttgtgcaactAGGGTTTGTTCGGGATTTCTGCTGGTCAGACCATAGTTATGGCCAATGATTTAAAATAGTAAAAACGTTTtattgcatgtatctcaaaatctATTTGCATTGGCGTCGAACCAAGAAACAATGCCACGAGGTTCTCCTGCGGTCAAAAAGCAAATGGAAGACAAGGAATTtgagttgggttttttttaagtCATGGCCCTTTAAGGACATAAGACATTAACAATTACAAATAAGACAATACATTATAAGACAACAAAGTACAAAGTGATGTTGCAAGTATACAGCAATTAAATCACTGAGCATCCGCGagggtccccccccccccccccccccccccccatgactAAAGCTAAATTCCTTCGTACAGCCGTCCAGAGAGGCACAAGAGCACCAGGGAAAACAGAACCCCAGCAAACGCACAGCACTCGACAGTAAAATATGAACACAGAAAATGAGCAAAATTCTCATATGATGGAGACTGAGAAGTAAAAAAGATTTTCTGTTTAAGTACAAAGTGACACGACTTTCCTTTGCTAGCTTTAACAAAGTATTTCCATCTTCACTGTTCATCAATTGTGAAAACTTTATGGCAGGCATTAGGATTTCTGAAATAATTCTGGCTTAAATACTTATTCCTATCAACGGTAAAATGAGGACAGATAAAAAAACTAAGCCATGAAAACTCCTAAAGTCATATCAGACTAGAATATCACATTAGTAAAATTTCAATTCcaacaaaaaattaatgaaactgGCCAACATCACTTTTGGTGGTATGCTAAAAAGTTAATTGTTCGTCAACCTCTGATTAAAGTTTAATTAATGAATGTTGATTTCTATGCACGCCATGTCCGCATTTCCTTTAATGAATTTCACATCGTATGAATAAGTTATGTTATACAAGGGAGAGTATTCCTTGGTATCCACAGCCGACACAATGTTACAGTAATTACCCATGTTTAGGTTTGAATGTTTATACACGTAAAGGCATAAAACTTTGTACATACAAGAGAAGATCAAAAGAAGAAGGCAGCAATACGATTATTAATATACGATCTGTGACTTGTTGTTAAAgtctcttttttagctcacataaAATGTCTTATCTCTAAATTCAAGTTCAAACGTGTCTTTTGGTCAGGGTTTTATAAAACAGGCGTCGCAGATACGGTATTTCCGTTATTCCTCAAAACAAAAGTAAAGCATAGCATAATAATAAGTGTATTGCACACACAATTTGTTATAATAGTTTTATGTGATGGTCCAATAACCTTTTGGTTGTGACCTAATTAATCGATAGTGTGAGAAAGTATCAATTaactttttcatataaaattactGGTGATATGGCTTTTGAGATGATAATCACGTTGCATCTCTTTGATTCAATTGTACAAAATTCAGCTCTATATCTGTAGAACGCTCGTCAACTCTATATCTCTAGAACGCTTTTCAACTCTATATCTGTAGAACGGTCATCAACTCTATACCTGTAGAACGCTAACGCTCTTCAACTCTATATCTATAGAACGGTCTTCAACACTATATCTGTAGAATGGTCTTCAACTCTATATCTCTAGAACGCTTTTCAACTCTATATCTGTAGAATGGTCTTCAACTCTATATCTGTAGAACGCTAACGCTCTTCAGCTCTATATCTGTAGAACGCCTTCAACTCTATATCTGTCGAACGCCTTCAAATTGTACAAAATTCAGCTCTATATCTGTAGAACGCTTTTCAACTCTATATCTCTACAACGCTTTTCAACTCTATATCTAGAGCGGTCATCAACTCTATACCTGTAGAATGGTCTTCAACTCTATATCTGTAGAACGCTAACGCTCTTCAGCTCTATACCTGTAGAACGCCTTCAACTCTGTATCTGTAGAACGCTAACGCTCTTCAACTCTTTATCTGTAGAACGCCTTCAACTCTATATCTGTAGAACCCTCTTCAACTCTATATCTGTAGAACCCTCTTCAACTCTATATCTGTCGAACGCCTTCAAATTGTACAAAATTCAGCTCTATATCTGTAGAACGCTCTTCAACTCTATATCTCTAGAACGCTTTTCAACTCTATATCTGTAGAACGGTTATCAGCTCTATATCTGTAGAATGGTCTTCAACTCTATATCTGTAGAACGCTAACGCTCTTCAGCTCTATACCTGTAGAACGCCTTCAACTCTGTATCTGTAGAACGCTAACGCTCTTCAACTCTTTATTTGTAGAACGCCTTAAACTCTATATCTGTAGAACCCTCTTCAACTCTATATCTGTAGAACCCTCTTCAACTCTATATCTGTCGAACGCCTTCAAATTGTACAAAATTCAGCTCTTTATCTGTAGAACGCTCTTCAACTCTATATCTGTAGAACGCTTTTCAACTCTACATCTGTAGAACGGTTATCAACTCTATATCTATAGAACGCCTTCAACTCTGTATCTGTAGAACGCCTTCAACTCTATATCTGTAGAATGGTCTTCAACTCTATATCTGTAGAACGCTAACGCTCTTCAGCTCTATATCTGTAGAACGCTAACGCTCTTCAACTCTATATCTGTAGAATGGTCTTCAACTCTATATCTGTAGAACGCTAACGCTCTACAGCTCTATATCTGTAGAACGCTAACGCTCTTCAACTCTGTATCTGTAGAACGCCTTCAACTCTATACCTGTAGAATGGCCTTCAACTCTATATCTGTAGAACGCTAACGCTCTTCAGCTCTATGTCTGTAGAACGCCTTCAACTCTATATCTGTAGAACGCTAACGCTCTTCAGCTCTATATCTGTAGAACGCCTTCAACTCTATATCTGTAGAACGCTAACGCTCCTCAGCTCTATATCTGTAGAACGCCTTCAACTCTGTATCTGTAGAACCCTCCTCAACTCTGTATCTGTAGAACGCCTTCAACTCTGTAT
It includes:
- the LOC123527143 gene encoding uncharacterized protein LOC123527143 gives rise to the protein MSRITLRALFCCMLLSSNILTDAYGFSQQGGKKSNKKDATSQTSSAKKHLKHGTSAVHDNKNVNNRTVSKTEPHVKDAAHEVIKAENKLILEINELKRMHQQLTKERYKDPNNVRKLQLLHHIEKQIQIRQMKQKQRQNKSVSGQDKHVTTSGKVQLFDPKETLTAASLKNLGQRNVTQRHVQHSSVSQNQTPQHYGVNNQEQHQTKTNNILPQQLVQQHNNIVSENQIVLPHGARQVVYPQNIIRRPIIVNTHQSMGSVAHQIPSQQGILVPVSALSSQHILNGPRLMQDKIVLVNPMFSDNTLRVVSNEGIAKAAPTKQSPKPVPTTTKATAPTSTTTTVVPSTTVSTPSPTSTSVPEATTPLDMETLKQDLLQRTMKKQELEIRKLQLEIRALQREERNSFPEMENEDGPQRRRGQFGQIPQMPPFIR